The Symphalangus syndactylus isolate Jambi chromosome 3, NHGRI_mSymSyn1-v2.1_pri, whole genome shotgun sequence genome has a segment encoding these proteins:
- the OR4D5 gene encoding LOW QUALITY PROTEIN: olfactory receptor 4D5 (The sequence of the model RefSeq protein was modified relative to this genomic sequence to represent the inferred CDS: deleted 4 bases in 2 codons; substituted 1 base at 1 genomic stop codon) produces the protein MNPANHFQVAGFVLLGLSQVWELQFVFFTVFSAVYFMTVVGNLLIVVIVTSDPHLHTTMYFLLGNLSFLDFCYSSITAPRMLVDLLSGNPTISFGGCLTQLFFFHFIGGIKIFLLTVMAYDCYVAISQPLHYTLIRNQTVCALLMAASWVGGFIHSIVQVVLTIQVPFCGPDKLDNFYCDVPHLIKLACTXDTFVLELLMVSNNGLVTLMCFLVLLGSYTALLVMLQSHSWEGRSKALPTSASHIAVVTLIFVPCIYIYARPFQAFPMDKAVSVLYTIVTPMLNPAIYTLRNKEVIMAVKKLWRRQKDLIGPLELRPLH, from the exons ATGAATCCAGCAAATCATTTCCAGGTGGCAGGATTTGTTCTACTGGGGCTCTCTCAGGTTTGGGAGCTTCAGtttgttttcttcactgttttCTCTGCTGTGTATTTTATGACTGTAGTGGGAAACCTTCTTATTGTGGTCATAGTGACCTCCGACCCACACCTGCACACAACCATGTATTTTCTCTTGGGCAATCTTTCTTTCCTGGACTTTTGCTACTCTTCCATCACGGCACCTAGGATGCTGGTTGACTTGCTGTCAGGCAACCCTACCATTTCCTTTGGTGGATGTCTGACTCAACTCTTCTTCTTCCACTTCATTGGAGGCATCAAGATCTTCCTGCTGACTGTCATGGCATATGACTGCTATGTTGCCATTTCCCAGCCCCTGCACTACACGCTCATTAGGAATCAGACTGTCTGTGCACTCCTCATGGCAGCCTCCTGGGTGGGGGGCTTCATC CACTCCATAGTACAGGTTGTATTGACTATCCAGGTGCCATTCTGTGGGCCTGACAAGCTGGACAACTTTTACTGTGATGTGCCTCATCTGATCAAATTGGCTTGCACA TAAGATACCTTTGTCTTAGAGCTTTTAATGGTGTCTAACAATGGCCTGGTGACCCTGATGTGTTTTCTGGTGCTTCTGGGATCCTACACGGCACTGTTAGTCATGCTCCAAAGCCACTCATGGGAGGGCCGCAGCAAggccctgcccacctctgcctctcacatTGCTGTGGTGACCTTAATCTTTGTGCCTTGCATCTACATCTATGCAAGACCTTTTCAGGCATTCCCCATGGACAAGGCAGTCTCTGTGCTATACACAATTGTTACCCCCATGCTGAATCCTGCCATCTATACCCTGAGAAACAAGGAAGTGATCATGGCCGTGAAGAAGCTGTGGAGGAGGCAAAAGGACCTTATTGGTCCCCTGGAGCTCAGACCCTTACATTAG